The sequence CGGCCTTTTCAACGTGTCCGTTCTCCGCCGTGCAACCAGGGTGACACGCCActcctaccccctccccccggcccgtcacaggccccatcgcgtggtgcgaggcagccggTGGACACGCCTTACAGCAAAATGCCGACCCGGCcatcggagcacggcccctgcctccaGCGCTacccgcccgcctcgcaggtcgcctcacagccgctcccccatcatgccgggcgcacgtgctgcatccctcccccctctcggCGCGGCACAGGCTCCCGGCACCGGTAGGCAGCCATGGCCGCGTGGCGTACGTTGGAGTCGCGCAGACGCTTTACCCATCATACGAATCGTGCAAACGTGTTCACGGTCGCATGCAGCtccaacgcaacgccatcccaCGGCCTCACCGCCAACCTCAGTGGCGCTAAATCGCACGGAGCCCACACCCTTACGTCGTAGGTGCTCGACACTGTCACCACCGGAAGTGGCGCGGTGGCTGGCACGGCGAaggggctgctcggcttcctccCCACAATGAGTGGGGGGTGatttgggggggggcaccggaccctgagatgccacgctgGGGTGTCTCCAGGTCGCCCGGGCACGTTCACGGACACAAAAAAGCgaaaacagagaaagagggagaagtgAATTTTGGGTGATGTCCGCATCAACGTCCTTATCGTGAAGGAGGCGTGACagagggtgggagggagaagacaagagaaaaacaaaaatgaGGAACGCATAACTTCGATTCGCCTCGTCGCTCGCCTTCGCGGCGAGTTGGCCCGTCTCTCGTCCGTCGCTCCCCTCACACGTCACTCGTTTCCTTATTGCCCGCTGGCCACGGATACAGGCTGCCACTGCAGAAGCGGCTGAACCTTTTTCGTCGCCCTCCAAACCCCATGGCTCACACGCCATCACACCCTTCCCCGCGTGACAACCTGGATGAACAAGTGGGACTTGCATACACGTGCTCCGCCTGCTCATTCCAGGGAAGTGAATCCAAACCATGGCCGCGAGAGTGTGCGGGTAAAGTGTGCACGCAAGGGATGGGGGCGGACAGAGACCAGTTGGTGGAGGAGAGCCTCGCGTGCCGCCTCTGAGTTATCCGCATAAGTGCGGAGCGTAGGGCCGAGGTGAGCACCGTGCATGCCGCAATCTACGGAGACGAGAGGAGgcaaacacacagaaaagGACACGAAAGAGGGGCAAAAGCATGGTGGACAACGCAAAGGagccggggggggggatgggcgtgcgcgcgagcaTGCGAATTGTGCTGGCCGAGCGCAaaacgacgacgccgtctcAGGCAGCGATGGGgacgagcgagaggggctgcgtggaaggcgaggaggcccGCCTTGTACTTCTACTGAGCCTTTTTCACTGCTGCCGGCTCGCCGTTCGGGACAGCGGTGGCATCGTTATGCTTCGCGGCAGCcgagtgcggcggcgcgggctTCAGGTAGCTATCGTAGAAGAGCTTGCTGAAGAGGATGAAGTAGGACAGATACATCATGAAGCCCAGCCGCGCATTCGTCGCGTTCGAGTCACAACGCCTATTCGTGAAGTAGAGGATGGAAAGCGTGTAGACCTCGGTGAACATCCCCACCACCATCTGCGCAATCTGGAGGAAGGTGATGAAGGATGCGAAGGGGCGCACGTACTTCCGGTACCCGCAGGAGCAGATGAAGTAGTAGAAGTACATGATGGAGTGCACGCCGTAGTTCATGCCAGCGAACACGAGGCCACCGGAGATGTTGTACATGAACGCATGCCAGCAGTACAGCATGACGGTGACGTGGTGATACCAGTGGAGGAAGATGACGGGCTTCTTCTGAAAGACAAGGAAGGCGGTGTCGAGCATCTCAGGGATCTTGCTGAGGATGAAGAGGCATACGAAGGCGCCGACGGGGCCATCGTAGAAGATATTGTTGTTCCAGTAGCAAAACGCGTTGTACACGCCGCCTTTCCACTGGATATGGCCACCGTTGGTGTAGTCGTGCACGGTGAACTCCGGCACAAAGATCGTGCGATACAGCTGCGGGAGGCAGTAATAGGCGCCGCAGATGGAGAAGACGGTCAGCAGAAGGTTCCACGCCATGTTCAGCTGGCGCAGATTGAAGGGCTCGCGGTTTTTCATGTACGCGTCAGGGATGTACAACACCATCACCATGTACAGGCCCACAATGAGAACTGGCACCTCGATGTGGTCGGCCATCCACTGGCAGACATTGTCGCCCCTGAAGGACTCGAGAAGCTGCACCATTTTCTTGGCTTGCCTGCTGAAAAAGATGTacgggagggggtggaggatggggggggggcaaggtctgctgctgctaccaccacgtgtgtgtgcgtgtgttcgtgCTGGCGAAAAGAGTAAGAGAAACGGCTCTGGGAGAGTGTAGTGTCCGCAGTTGGCGCTGGCATGTCTGTGTCACAAGGAGAGAAGGATGGAGAGAGGACGCATTNNNNNNNNNNNNNNNNNNNNNNNNNNNNNNNNNNNNNNNNNNNNNNNNNNNNNNNNNNNNNNNNNNNNNNNNNNNNNNNNNNNNNNNNNNNNNNNNNNNNNAAACGTGTTCACCGGTCGGCATGCAGCTCCCAACGCAACGCCATTCCCACGGCCTCACCGCCAACCTCAGTGGCGCTAAATCGCACGGAGCCCACACCCTTACGTCGTAGGTGCTCGACACTGTCACCACCGGAAGTGGCGCGGTGGCTGGCACGGCGAaggggctgctcggcttcctccCCACAATGAGTGGGGGGTgatttgggggggggggcaccggaccctgagatgccacgctgGGGTGTCTCCAGGTCGCCCGGGCACGTTCACGGACACAAAAAAGCgaaaacagagaaagagggagaagtgAATTTTGGGTGATGTCCGCATCAACGTCCTTATCGTGAAGGAGGCGTGACagagggtgggagggagaagacaagagaaaaacaaaaatgaGGAACGCATAACTTCGATTCGCCTCGTCGCTCGCCTTCGCGGCGAGTTGGCCCGTCTCTCGTCCGTCGCTCCCCTCACACGTCACTCGTTTCCTTATTGCCCGCTGGCCACGGATACAGGCTGCCACTGCAGAAGCGGCTGAACCTTTTTCGTCGCCCTCCAAACCCCATGGCTCACACGCCATCACACCCTTCCCCGCGTGACAACCTGGATGAACAAGTGGGACTTGCATACACGTGCTCCGCCTGCTCATTCCAGGGAAGTGAATCCAAACCATGGCCGCGAGAGTGTGCGGGTAAAGTGTGCACGCAAGGGATGGGGGCGGACAGAGACCAGTTGGTGGAGGAGAGCCTCGCGTGCCGCCTCTGAGTTATCCGCATAAGTGCGGAGCGTAGGGCCGAGGTGAGCACCGTGCATGCCGCAATCTACGGAGACGAGAGGAGgcaaacacacagaaaagGACACGAAAGAGGGGCAAAAGCATGGTGGACAACGCAAAGGagccggggggggggatgggcgtgcgcgcgagcaTGCGAATTGTGCTGGCCGAGCGCAaaacgacgacgccgtctcAGGCAGCGATGGGgacgagcgagaggggctgcgtggaaggcgaggaggcccGCCTTGTACTTCTACTGAGCCTTTTTCACTGCTGCCGGCTCGCCGTTCGGGACAGCGGTGGCATCGTTATGCTTCGCGGCAGCcgagtgcggcggcgcgggctTCAGGTAGCTATCGTAGAAGAGCTTGCTGAAGAGGATGAAGTAGGACAGATACATCATGAAGCCCAGCCGCGCATTCGCCGCGTTCGAGTCACAACGCCTATTCGTGAAGCCCAGGACGTACAGCGTCACGGCCTGCACGGTCATCCCCACCACCATCTGCGCAATCTGG comes from Leishmania infantum JPCM5 genome chromosome 14 and encodes:
- a CDS encoding beta-ketoacyl-CoA synthase, yielding MVQLLESFRGDNVCQWMADHIEVPVLIVGLYMVMVLYIPDAYMKNREPFNLRQLNMAWNLLLTVFSICGAYYCLPQLYRTIFVPEFTVHDYTNGGHIQWKGGVYNAFCYWNNNIFYDGPVGAFVCLFILSKIPEMLDTAFLVFQKKPVIFLHWYHHVTVMLYCWHAFMYNISGGLVFAGMNYGVHSIMYFYYFICSCGYRKYVRPFASFITFLQIAQMVVGMFTEVYTLSILYFTNRRCDSNATNARLGFMMYLSYFILFSKLFYDSYLKPAPPHSAAAKHNDATAVPNGEPAAVKKAQ